A single region of the Brachypodium distachyon strain Bd21 chromosome 3, Brachypodium_distachyon_v3.0, whole genome shotgun sequence genome encodes:
- the LOC104583714 gene encoding zinc finger homeobox protein 2, with protein sequence MEFARRAAARANADDIDGIPIPPPYAKMTVEALRQELLQEDIRQQIIVAELAERRKLEAEFERERGLHGDLGARLPQIIMPHRDTSPLPLVTTAPKPRRSVKDRIEEWYQPPWHRRAEEVDVSIDAAGLHTKTLSGVKRKRTAETLLWVCSICNVTCHRETDVQSHLRGRRHQEETENQQREGRDIEAKLHEKKAPQLADKNQKPVSRWKCGICNANCTSKSDLESHLQGRRHLKNVENQQRDGKDIEAKPHENKASQLDKNQKPASIWKCIICNASCSSKSDLESHLRGRRHHWNIQAQRLEGSS encoded by the exons ATGGAATTCGCCCGCCGAGCCGCCGCTCGGGCCAACGCCGACGACATCGACGGCATCCCCATCCCACCTCCGTACG CAAAGATGACGGTGGAGGCGCTCCGCCAGGAGCTCTTGCAAGAGGATATTCGCCAGCAAATCATTGTGGCCGAACTGGCCGAGCGGCGGAAGCTGGAGGCTGAGTTTGAGCGCGAACGCGGCTTGCACGGTGACTTGGGTGCAAGGCTCCCGCAGATCATAATGCCTCACCGTGACACATCCCCTCTGCCGCTTG TGACAACGGCGCCGAAGCCCCGACGGTCCGTTAAAGATCGCATTGAGGAATGGTATCAACCTCCATGGCACAGGAGGGCTGAGGAGGTGGATGTGTCAATTGACGCG GCTGGGCTGCACACAAAGACACTCTCTGGGGTTAAGAGGAAACGCACTGCAGAAACCTTGTTGTGGGTTTGCAGCATCTGCAACGTAACATGCCATCGTGAGACAGATGTACAGAGTCACCTAAGAGGCAGAAGGCACCAAGAGGAGACAGAAAACCAGCAGAGAGAAGGCAGGGATATTGAAGCAAAGCTGCATGAAAAGAAAGCACCCCAGCTTGCTGACAAGAACCAGAAACCTGTATCAAGATGGAAGTGCGGCATCTGCAACGCAAACTGCACATCTAAATCTGACCTGGAGAGTCACCTTCAAGGTAGAAGGCACCTAAAGAACGTAGAAAACCAGCAGAGAGACGGCAAAGATATCGAAGCAAAGCCGCATGAAAATAAAGCATCCCAGCTTGACAAGAACCAGAAACCTGCTTCAATATGGAAGTGCATCATCTGCAACGCAAGCTGCTCATCTAAATCCGACCTGGAGAGTCACCTTCGAGGCAGAAGGCACCATTGGAACATACAAGCCCAACGCTTGGAAGGCAGTAGTTGA
- the LOC100832477 gene encoding chorismate mutase 2 produces MAAPSVYTYLLLFCSTTMLLLLCSPFACAAGLSLDSVRDFLTREEDTIVFSLIERAKHPLNTPAYYYDDPAACFGTADRHRNVSFAEIFVRESEAVQAKAGRYESQQEIPFFPSGAPFTLAPPYNFTTDLHPAAASINVNDAIWNIYFNQLLRLLAKEGDDGDYAATAASDLACLQALSRRINYGRYVAEVKFRGEQQTYTALIRSKDKDALTKLLTFEAQEDVVKRRAEKKAKVFGQDVTLDGPTTETSGKNSSQSSFKVAPSVVYKLYGQWVIPLTKQVEIEYLLHRLD; encoded by the exons ATGGCTGCACCCTCTGTTTACACGTATCTCCTCCTGTTCTGCAGCACGAccatgctgctgctcctgtgCTCCCCGTTCGCGTGCGCGGCGGGGCTTAGCCTTGACAGCGTGAGGGACTTCCTGACCAGGGAGGAGGACACCATCGTCTTCAGCCTCATCGAGAGGGCCAAGCATCCGCTCAACACGCCGGCCTACTACTACGACGACCCCGCCGCGTGCTTCGGCACCGCCGACCGCCACCGCAATGTTTCCTTCGCCGAGATCTTCGTCCGGGAGTCCGAGGCGGTCCAGGCAAAG GCAGGAAGGTACGAAAGCCAGCAGGAGATCCCTTTCTTCCCTTCCGGAGCGCCCTTCACACTGGCACCTCCATACAACTTCACAACC GATCTGCACCCTGCGGCGGCATCGATTAACGTGAATGATGCCATCTGGAACATATATTTCAATCAATTGCTCCGTTTGCTGGCCAAGGAAGGCGATGATGGCGACTACGCTGCAACTGCTGCCTCAGATCTTGCATGTCTGCAG GCGCTCTCGAGGAGGATCAATTATGGAAGGTACGTCGCAGAAGTGAAGTTCAGAGGAGAACAGCAGACATACACAGCTTTAATTCGTTCAAAG GACAAGGATGCTTTGACGAAACTGTTGACATTTGAAGCCCAAGAGGATGTGGTGAAGAGGAGGGctgagaagaaggccaaggtgTTCGGCCAAGATGTTACTTTGGACGGACCAACTACTGAAACCAGTGGCAAGAACAGCAGTCAATCCAGCTTCAAAGTTGCCCCTTCTGTAGTTTACAAGCTGTATGGCCAATGGGTGATCCCGTTGACTAAACAGGTGGAGATTGAGTACCTCCTCCATCGTCTTGACTGA